In Sciurus carolinensis chromosome 17, mSciCar1.2, whole genome shotgun sequence, one genomic interval encodes:
- the Ccr5 gene encoding C-C chemokine receptor type 5 isoform X3, whose product MCTAQLARGAETSVPPTRNSGSMNMDYQVSSPSYDIDYGMSDPCQKIDVRQVAARLLPPLYSLVFIFGVVGNLLVVLTLINCKRLKSMTDIYLLNLAISDLLFLLTLPFWAHYAAAQWDFGNTMCQLLTGVYFIGFFSGIFFIILLTIDRYLAIVHAVFALKARTVTFGMVTSGVTWVVAVLASLPGMIFSRSQKEGSRHTCSPHFPTSQYHFWKTFLTLKMITLGLVLPLLVMVICYSGILRTLLRCRSEKRHKAVRLIFVIMIVYFLFWAPYNIVLLLTTFQEFFGLNNCNSSNRLDRAMQVTETLGMTHCCINPVIYAFVGEKFRRSLKVHEELHPSPQVTPNV is encoded by the exons ATGTGCACAGCTCAGTTGGCCAGAGGAGCTGAGACATCCGTTCCCCCTACAAGAAACTCTG GGTCAATGAACATGGATTATCAAGTGTCAAGTCCCAGCTATGACATCGATTATGGGATGTCAGACCCCTGCCAAAAAATTGACGTGAGGCAAGTTGCGGCCCGGCTCCTGCCCCCGCTCTACTCGCTGGTGTTCATCTTTGGTGTCGTGGGCAACCTGCTGGTCGTCCTCACCCTGATCAACTGCAAAAGGTTGAAGAGCATGACTGACATCTACCTGCTCAATCTGGCCATCTCTGACCTGCTTTTCCTGCTCACCCTCCCATTCTGGGCTCACTATGCCGCAGCCCAATGGGACTTTGGAAATACAATGTGTCAGCTTTTGACAGGGGTCTATTTTATAGGCTTCTTCTCTGGAATCTTCTTCATCATCCTCTTGACAATTGACAGGTACCTGGCTATCGTCCACGCCGTATTTGCTCTCAAGGCCAGGACGGTCACCTTTGGGATGGTGACAAGTGGGGTCACCTGGGTAGTGGCAGTGCTTGCCTCTCTCCCAGGAATGATCTTTAGCAGATCTCAAAAAGAAGGTTCTCGTCATACCTGTAGTCCTCATTTTCCAACCAGTCAATATCATTTCTGGAAGACCTTCCTGACGTTAAAGATGATCACCTTAGGCCTGGTGCTGCCGCTGCTCGTCATGGTCATCTGCTACTCGGGAATCCTGAGAACCCTGCTTCGGTGTCGGAGTGAGAAAAGGCACAAGGCTGTGAGGCTCATCTTTGTGATCATgattgtctattttcttttctgggcTCCCTACAACATCGTCCTCCTCCTGACCACCTTCCAGGAATTCTTTGGCCTGAATAATTGCAACAGTTCAAACAGACTGGACCGAGCCATGCAGGTGACGGAGACTCTCGGGATGACACACTGCTGCATCAACCCCGTGATCTATGCCTTCGTCGGGGAGAAGTTCAGAAG GTCATTGAAAGTGCACGAGGAGCTACACCCTTCACCCCAAGTCACTCCAAACGTCTGA
- the Ccr5 gene encoding C-C chemokine receptor type 5 isoform X2 translates to MNMDYQVSSPSYDIDYGMSDPCQKIDVRQVAARLLPPLYSLVFIFGVVGNLLVVLTLINCKRLKSMTDIYLLNLAISDLLFLLTLPFWAHYAAAQWDFGNTMCQLLTGVYFIGFFSGIFFIILLTIDRYLAIVHAVFALKARTVTFGMVTSGVTWVVAVLASLPGMIFSRSQKEGSRHTCSPHFPTSQYHFWKTFLTLKMITLGLVLPLLVMVICYSGILRTLLRCRSEKRHKAVRLIFVIMIVYFLFWAPYNIVLLLTTFQEFFGLNNCNSSNRLDRAMQVTETLGMTHCCINPVIYAFVGEKFRRYLLVFFQKHMAKRFCQFCPIFQREGPERTSSVYTRSTGEQEISVGL, encoded by the coding sequence ATGAACATGGATTATCAAGTGTCAAGTCCCAGCTATGACATCGATTATGGGATGTCAGACCCCTGCCAAAAAATTGACGTGAGGCAAGTTGCGGCCCGGCTCCTGCCCCCGCTCTACTCGCTGGTGTTCATCTTTGGTGTCGTGGGCAACCTGCTGGTCGTCCTCACCCTGATCAACTGCAAAAGGTTGAAGAGCATGACTGACATCTACCTGCTCAATCTGGCCATCTCTGACCTGCTTTTCCTGCTCACCCTCCCATTCTGGGCTCACTATGCCGCAGCCCAATGGGACTTTGGAAATACAATGTGTCAGCTTTTGACAGGGGTCTATTTTATAGGCTTCTTCTCTGGAATCTTCTTCATCATCCTCTTGACAATTGACAGGTACCTGGCTATCGTCCACGCCGTATTTGCTCTCAAGGCCAGGACGGTCACCTTTGGGATGGTGACAAGTGGGGTCACCTGGGTAGTGGCAGTGCTTGCCTCTCTCCCAGGAATGATCTTTAGCAGATCTCAAAAAGAAGGTTCTCGTCATACCTGTAGTCCTCATTTTCCAACCAGTCAATATCATTTCTGGAAGACCTTCCTGACGTTAAAGATGATCACCTTAGGCCTGGTGCTGCCGCTGCTCGTCATGGTCATCTGCTACTCGGGAATCCTGAGAACCCTGCTTCGGTGTCGGAGTGAGAAAAGGCACAAGGCTGTGAGGCTCATCTTTGTGATCATgattgtctattttcttttctgggcTCCCTACAACATCGTCCTCCTCCTGACCACCTTCCAGGAATTCTTTGGCCTGAATAATTGCAACAGTTCAAACAGACTGGACCGAGCCATGCAGGTGACGGAGACTCTCGGGATGACACACTGCTGCATCAACCCCGTGATCTATGCCTTCGTCGGGGAGAAGTTCAGAAGGTATCTCTTGGTGTTCTTCCAAAAGCACATGGCCAAGCGCTTTTGCCAGTTCTGTCCCATCTTCCAGAGAGAGGGTCCTGAGCGCACAAGCTCAGTGTATACCCGATCTACTGGGGAGCAGGAAATCTCTGTTGGTTTGTGA
- the Ccr5 gene encoding C-C chemokine receptor type 5 isoform X1, with amino-acid sequence MCTAQLARGAETSVPPTRNSGSMNMDYQVSSPSYDIDYGMSDPCQKIDVRQVAARLLPPLYSLVFIFGVVGNLLVVLTLINCKRLKSMTDIYLLNLAISDLLFLLTLPFWAHYAAAQWDFGNTMCQLLTGVYFIGFFSGIFFIILLTIDRYLAIVHAVFALKARTVTFGMVTSGVTWVVAVLASLPGMIFSRSQKEGSRHTCSPHFPTSQYHFWKTFLTLKMITLGLVLPLLVMVICYSGILRTLLRCRSEKRHKAVRLIFVIMIVYFLFWAPYNIVLLLTTFQEFFGLNNCNSSNRLDRAMQVTETLGMTHCCINPVIYAFVGEKFRRYLLVFFQKHMAKRFCQFCPIFQREGPERTSSVYTRSTGEQEISVGL; translated from the exons ATGTGCACAGCTCAGTTGGCCAGAGGAGCTGAGACATCCGTTCCCCCTACAAGAAACTCTG GGTCAATGAACATGGATTATCAAGTGTCAAGTCCCAGCTATGACATCGATTATGGGATGTCAGACCCCTGCCAAAAAATTGACGTGAGGCAAGTTGCGGCCCGGCTCCTGCCCCCGCTCTACTCGCTGGTGTTCATCTTTGGTGTCGTGGGCAACCTGCTGGTCGTCCTCACCCTGATCAACTGCAAAAGGTTGAAGAGCATGACTGACATCTACCTGCTCAATCTGGCCATCTCTGACCTGCTTTTCCTGCTCACCCTCCCATTCTGGGCTCACTATGCCGCAGCCCAATGGGACTTTGGAAATACAATGTGTCAGCTTTTGACAGGGGTCTATTTTATAGGCTTCTTCTCTGGAATCTTCTTCATCATCCTCTTGACAATTGACAGGTACCTGGCTATCGTCCACGCCGTATTTGCTCTCAAGGCCAGGACGGTCACCTTTGGGATGGTGACAAGTGGGGTCACCTGGGTAGTGGCAGTGCTTGCCTCTCTCCCAGGAATGATCTTTAGCAGATCTCAAAAAGAAGGTTCTCGTCATACCTGTAGTCCTCATTTTCCAACCAGTCAATATCATTTCTGGAAGACCTTCCTGACGTTAAAGATGATCACCTTAGGCCTGGTGCTGCCGCTGCTCGTCATGGTCATCTGCTACTCGGGAATCCTGAGAACCCTGCTTCGGTGTCGGAGTGAGAAAAGGCACAAGGCTGTGAGGCTCATCTTTGTGATCATgattgtctattttcttttctgggcTCCCTACAACATCGTCCTCCTCCTGACCACCTTCCAGGAATTCTTTGGCCTGAATAATTGCAACAGTTCAAACAGACTGGACCGAGCCATGCAGGTGACGGAGACTCTCGGGATGACACACTGCTGCATCAACCCCGTGATCTATGCCTTCGTCGGGGAGAAGTTCAGAAGGTATCTCTTGGTGTTCTTCCAAAAGCACATGGCCAAGCGCTTTTGCCAGTTCTGTCCCATCTTCCAGAGAGAGGGTCCTGAGCGCACAAGCTCAGTGTATACCCGATCTACTGGGGAGCAGGAAATCTCTGTTGGTTTGTGA
- the Ccr2 gene encoding C-C chemokine receptor type 2: MEDKHTLPQFIQNILSTSHSLFMRSIKGSNEEFTTTYDYDYSLPCYKPDVKYIGARLLPPLYSLVFIFGVVGNLLVALILINCKKLKSMTDVYLLNLAISDLLFLLTLPFWAHYAANEWIFGDVMCKLFTGLYQIGYFGGIFFIILLTIDRYLAIVHAVFALKARTVTFGVVTSVITWVAAMFASVPGIIFTRFQEENNSCGPHFPLRWKNFHTIMRNVLSLVLPLLVMIICYSGILRTLLRCRNEKKRHKAVRLIFVIMIVYFLFWAPYNIVLLLTTFQELFGLSNCESSSRLDRAMQVTETLGMTHCCINPIIYAFVGEKFRRYLSVFFRKHIAKRLCKQCPVFYRETADRVSSTYTPSTGEQDVSVGL, from the coding sequence atggaAGACAAGCACACGTTACCCCAGTTCATCCAGAATATATTATCCACATCTCACTCTCTGTTTATGAGAAGTATTAAAGGAAGCAATGAAGAATTCACCACCACCTATGACTATGACTACAGCCTTCCCTGTTACAAACCAGACGTGAAGTACATCGGAGCCCGGCTCCTGCCCCCGCTCTACTCGCTGGTGTTCATCTTCGGTGTCGTGGGCAACCTGCTGGTCGCCCTCATCCTGATCAACTGCAAAAAGCTGAAGAGCATGACTGACGTCTACCTGCTCAATCTGGCCATCTCTgacctgcttttccttctcacCCTCCCATTCTGGGCTCACTATGCTGCAAACGAATGGATCTTCGGAGATGTCATGTGTAAATTATTCACGGGGCTGTATCAAATCGGTTATTTTGGAGGAATCTTTTTCATCATCCTCCTGACCATCGATAGGTACCTGGCTATTGTCCATGCTGTGTTTGCTTTAAAAGCAAGGACAGTCACTTTCGGGGTGGTGACCAGTGTGATCACCTGGGTGGCGGCCATGTTTGCTTCTGTCCCAGGAATCATCTTTACTagatttcaagaagaaaataactcCTGTGGCCCACATTTTCCATTAAGATGGAAGAATTTCCATACAATAATGAGGAATGTCTTAAGTCTGGTGCTGCCACTGCTCGTCATGATCATCTGCTACTCCGGGATCCTGAGAACCCTGCTTCGGTGTCGGAACGAGAAGAAGCGGCACAAGGCTGTGAGGCTCATCTTTGTGATCATGATTGTCTACTTTCTTTTCTGGGCTCCCTACAACATCGTCCTCCTCCTGACCACCTTCCAGGAACTCTTTGGCCTGAGTAACTGTGAGAGCAGCAGTCGGCTGGACCGAGCCATGCAGGTGACGGAGACTCTCGGGATGACACACTGCTGCATCAACCCCATCATCTATGCCTTCGTCGGGGAGAAGTTCAGAAGGTATCTCTCGGTGTTCTTCAGAAAGCACATCGCCAAGCGCCTCTGCAAACAATGTCCAGTTTTCTACAGGGAGACAGCAGATCGAGTGAGCTCCACATACACCCCTTCCACTGGGGAGCAGGATGTCTCCGTTGGTTTGTGA